CAATCAGCTCTCTGGAGCGACCGGAGTGTGAAATGGCAATCACAACATCAGCCTCAGTCATTGTCGATGCTGAAATCAATTGCAGGTGAGGGTCAGAGCTGGCAAATGTCAGTGGCTTCAGACGCATGAATTTATGCTGTGCATCCTGAGCTACGATGCCTGAGGCGCCAAAGCCGAAAAACTCCACTCTTCTGGCTCTTGCAATCACTCGGGTGGCCGTTTCTATCAGCCTGAAATCCAGAGCCTGCTTCACCTGTAGAATTTCTCTAATAGAACTATCAAATACTTTACGACTCAAATCTTCCAGTGAGTCTCCGGGATTCAGTGAAAACTCGGCAAACTGTGGTGTAGCGGTATCAATACTACCCATTGTTTTAGCCAGTTTTAAACGAAAGTCCTGATAACCACTGCAGCCAATGGCTTTGCAAAAGCGTATGACGGTAGGTTCGCTGACCTCTGCCTTTTTTGCCAGATCAGCAATGCTGGAATTTAAACTATCGTGAGGATGCGTGAGAACAAAATCGGCAACTTTTTTCTCGGAGCGGCGAAGGGAAGAGTAACCCTGCTGTACGGCAATAATAGGGTCGTTCATAAACGTCAAACTTCATTATTATTAGAATATTTGCATTTATACTACATTGCCTGAATTGAAGATATAAGCGCCTGATCGATTACGCACTGAGTATTCGTTACACTGTTCCAAGTTTTAATTGCGAAGACCCGCCATGGATGTAACACCGATTATTGACTCCCTGAATGATGCCCAGCGCAAGGCCGTTACAGCCCCGCTGAGCTCAATGCTGGTTCTGGCTGGTGCCGGAAGTGGTAAGACCAGAGTACTGGTACACCGAATTGCCTGGCTGGTTCAGGTAGAAACAATATCGCCTTACTCCATTATGGCCGTTACCTTTACCAATAAAGCAGCGGCCGAAATGCGCACCCGTATTGAAGATTTGCTGGGCATTCCGCCACGCGGTATGTGGGTGGGGACTTTCCACGGCTTATCCCACCGTCTGTTGCGTGCACATTATCAGGATGCTGGCTTACCGGAGAGTTTTCAGATACTCGACAGCGACGACCAGCTTCGGGTCATCAAGCGCATCATGAAAGCGATGCAGCTGGATGATCAGCGCTGGCCACCCAGACAGGCTCAGTGGTACATCAACAGTAAAAAAGATGAAGGCTTGCGTCCGGACTACATCGATCCGGGTTATGACCCGTTTGAACGTACTATGCTGGACGTCTATCGGGCGTATCATCAGTACTGTGAACAGATGGGCGTCGTCGATTTTGGTGAGCTGTTACTACGATCCCATGAGCTGTTCCTGAAGCGTCCCGATATCCTGCAGCACTACCGACAGCGCTTCCGTTATGTGCTGGTGGATGAATTTCAGGATACCAACGCCGTCCAGTATGCGTGGCTCAGGTTGCTGGTGGGTGATGAAGACAAAATGATGGTGGTAGGTGATGACGACCAGTCCATTTATGGCTGGCGTGGTGCCCGTATCGAAAATATACGTCAATTCACCGTAGATTTTCCCAAGTCTGAAACGGTCA
Above is a window of Endozoicomonas montiporae CL-33 DNA encoding:
- a CDS encoding MurR/RpiR family transcriptional regulator; amino-acid sequence: MNDPIIAVQQGYSSLRRSEKKVADFVLTHPHDSLNSSIADLAKKAEVSEPTVIRFCKAIGCSGYQDFRLKLAKTMGSIDTATPQFAEFSLNPGDSLEDLSRKVFDSSIREILQVKQALDFRLIETATRVIARARRVEFFGFGASGIVAQDAQHKFMRLKPLTFASSDPHLQLISASTMTEADVVIAISHSGRSRELIESVKQAKKRGATIIGVCSDHTPLAEYCHIPLSIEAREDTALFTPLSSRIAHLVVIDVLATAVAVLKQPDIAEQLRKIKQSLSVGKVET